Proteins encoded together in one Nocardioides marinisabuli window:
- a CDS encoding PaaI family thioesterase, producing MSDALVGDYDTEPPTPDREMRLDGGTASTLDAWIRSMSRPAPTAVGRLPSHSPTCAGCGKDNPAGLALEVDATEHGVSAVHRFDDRQEGAPGITHGGLVAAAFDDLFGFLLYRVGELAVTRSLTVEYLRPVLLGLDYGFTAYVRDRTGRRLHVDAAATDEDGRQVATAHATFVTVDVEHFEQGSSAKR from the coding sequence ATGAGTGATGCGCTGGTAGGCGACTACGACACCGAGCCCCCTACCCCGGACCGAGAGATGCGTCTCGACGGCGGCACTGCGTCGACGCTGGATGCATGGATCCGGTCCATGTCGCGGCCCGCGCCGACGGCGGTGGGCCGCCTGCCCTCGCACTCCCCCACCTGCGCGGGATGCGGCAAGGACAATCCCGCCGGACTCGCCCTAGAGGTCGACGCCACCGAGCACGGCGTGAGCGCGGTGCACCGCTTCGACGATCGCCAGGAGGGAGCACCGGGGATCACTCACGGCGGCCTGGTCGCCGCCGCCTTCGACGACCTGTTCGGGTTTCTCCTCTACCGCGTCGGCGAACTCGCCGTGACCAGGTCGTTGACCGTGGAGTACCTCCGTCCGGTGCTGCTGGGGCTGGACTACGGGTTCACAGCCTATGTCCGAGACCGGACGGGACGGCGGCTCCACGTGGATGCTGCGGCCACCGACGAAGACGGCCGGCAGGTGGCGACGGCGCACGCGACGTTCGTCACCGTGGACGTCGAGCACTTCGAGCAGGGCAGTTCCGCAAAGCGCTAG
- a CDS encoding lysophospholipid acyltransferase family protein, with protein sequence MRTTLAVQRRPIPHDRRGLAWWLAVAVCKPILVVLRRPDWRGVAGIPRVGGAVLAANHISHLDPLLVAEMVLAEGRVPRFLAKASLFSGPVVGKWFRAAGHVEVDRVAGRAGYDNAVSAARDGRLLLVYPEGSITKREDGLPMTMKSGAVRIALEASVPLVPVAQWGAQEILPAYSGQVRWGWRRRVSVLVGPPIPLDDLRDLEPARAIEVGRRRLEDTLSAMVCELSGADTLPQ encoded by the coding sequence ATGCGAACGACCTTGGCCGTCCAGCGCCGCCCGATCCCTCATGACCGACGTGGCCTCGCCTGGTGGCTGGCGGTGGCGGTCTGCAAGCCAATCCTGGTGGTGCTGCGTCGCCCGGACTGGCGCGGGGTCGCGGGCATCCCCCGGGTGGGCGGAGCGGTGCTGGCCGCCAACCACATCTCGCACCTCGACCCGTTGCTGGTCGCGGAGATGGTGCTGGCCGAGGGGCGCGTGCCGCGGTTCCTGGCCAAGGCCAGCCTCTTCAGCGGGCCGGTCGTGGGCAAGTGGTTCCGTGCTGCCGGCCACGTCGAGGTCGACCGCGTCGCGGGACGCGCGGGGTACGACAACGCTGTGAGCGCGGCACGCGACGGGCGACTCCTCCTGGTGTACCCCGAGGGTTCCATCACCAAGCGGGAGGACGGTCTGCCGATGACGATGAAGTCGGGGGCGGTGCGGATCGCTCTGGAGGCATCGGTACCGCTCGTGCCGGTGGCTCAGTGGGGGGCGCAGGAGATCCTGCCCGCCTACAGTGGGCAGGTGCGCTGGGGGTGGCGGCGGCGGGTGAGCGTGCTCGTCGGACCGCCGATCCCGCTGGACGACCTGCGGGACCTGGAGCCTGCCCGTGCCATCGAGGTGGGTCGTCGACGGCTCGAGGACACCCTCTCCGCGATGGTGTGCGAGCTGAGCGGAGCCGACACGCTGCCGCAGTGA
- a CDS encoding transglutaminase-like domain-containing protein, with amino-acid sequence MRGELDPRQALAPSRFVDSDHPDVRDFTESVVGGIRDPRERTGLLFTAVRDRLRYDPYSVTAEPPDYQASAILDGGPTWCVPKAVLLTASLRAAGIPSVLGFSDVRNHLNSAALLELMGTDLFVFHGWSAVYVDGQWRKGSPAFNSELCRRFGVPPLEFDGSQDALLHAADGAGRRHMEYVRERGMFVDLPFDDLMATLLETYGPAMVRGSDTPRPQDPRFRA; translated from the coding sequence ATGAGGGGCGAGCTCGATCCTCGGCAGGCCCTGGCCCCGAGCCGGTTCGTCGACAGCGACCACCCTGACGTCCGGGACTTCACCGAGTCCGTCGTGGGTGGCATCCGGGACCCGCGAGAACGGACGGGACTGCTGTTCACTGCGGTCCGGGACCGGCTCCGCTACGACCCCTACAGCGTCACCGCCGAACCCCCTGACTACCAGGCCAGCGCGATCCTCGACGGTGGCCCCACGTGGTGTGTGCCCAAGGCGGTACTGCTCACCGCGAGTCTGCGCGCTGCGGGGATCCCCTCAGTGCTCGGATTCTCCGACGTTCGCAACCACCTCAACAGCGCCGCGCTGCTGGAGTTGATGGGCACGGATCTGTTCGTGTTCCACGGGTGGAGCGCGGTGTACGTCGACGGCCAGTGGCGCAAGGGGTCGCCGGCCTTCAACTCCGAGCTGTGCCGTCGCTTCGGAGTACCCCCGTTGGAGTTCGACGGATCGCAGGACGCGTTGCTCCATGCAGCCGACGGCGCCGGCCGACGTCACATGGAGTACGTCCGCGAACGGGGCATGTTCGTGGACCTGCCGTTCGACGACCTCATGGCAACGCTGCTGGAGACCTACGGTCCCGCCATGGTGCGTGGCTCCGACACCCCGCGCCCCCAGGATCCCCGCTTCCGGGCGTGA
- a CDS encoding BtrH N-terminal domain-containing protein — protein MVNSSNTEVVEYPHRRGGHCGSGAMRDLLEWAGLGWDGPPAEGLVFALSGALDLAYVRDAALMPPVYLVGRGGDLETDLPTRLGAEVSVHATDDPQEGWAWVRDAVREGRPALVWADIAELPYLRVRLQMSRHDIVVIGYDDEQQVAHVVDNDRDEVQLVPYSALARARSSQGFPVPTRHTYFDIAWPDRLPDLAEIAQTAFAQAAEAMTTSTGSSIVTGRDSAVGATGLAAVDLFAEDLAKWPEVFPDDILDLVLQGLSAFVEKAGTGGGLFRRLLSSGAGDIARLTGDARANEVAAAAHLCAETWSLVASLARQDGPARGRVEQAARSAAALPSLERDLVTALEIAGARQNLGTPT, from the coding sequence ATGGTCAACTCGAGCAACACCGAAGTGGTCGAGTACCCGCACCGACGCGGCGGGCACTGCGGCTCGGGGGCCATGCGGGACCTCCTGGAATGGGCCGGACTGGGGTGGGACGGCCCCCCAGCCGAGGGCCTCGTCTTTGCCCTGAGCGGCGCCTTGGATCTCGCGTACGTCAGGGACGCGGCACTCATGCCACCGGTGTACCTCGTCGGGCGGGGAGGCGACTTGGAGACGGACCTCCCGACGCGACTGGGCGCCGAGGTCTCCGTGCATGCGACGGATGACCCACAGGAGGGCTGGGCGTGGGTGCGCGACGCCGTGCGCGAGGGCCGTCCCGCCTTGGTGTGGGCCGACATCGCGGAGCTTCCCTACCTCCGCGTACGCCTGCAGATGAGTCGCCACGACATCGTCGTCATCGGTTACGACGACGAGCAGCAGGTCGCGCACGTCGTCGACAACGACCGGGACGAGGTGCAGCTCGTGCCCTACTCGGCACTGGCCCGAGCCCGCTCCTCCCAGGGGTTCCCGGTCCCGACGCGTCACACCTACTTCGACATCGCCTGGCCCGACCGGCTGCCCGACCTGGCCGAGATCGCGCAGACGGCGTTCGCCCAGGCGGCGGAGGCGATGACCACCTCCACCGGCAGCTCTATCGTCACCGGGAGGGATTCGGCGGTCGGGGCCACCGGGCTGGCCGCCGTCGACCTCTTCGCCGAGGACCTCGCAAAATGGCCGGAGGTCTTCCCCGACGACATCCTGGACCTGGTCCTCCAAGGACTCAGCGCCTTCGTCGAGAAGGCCGGCACCGGCGGCGGGCTGTTTCGCCGACTGCTGTCCAGCGGCGCCGGCGACATCGCGCGCCTGACCGGGGACGCGCGGGCGAACGAGGTTGCCGCCGCCGCGCACCTGTGCGCGGAGACATGGTCCCTGGTCGCATCGCTGGCCCGCCAGGACGGCCCAGCACGAGGACGGGTGGAGCAGGCAGCTCGCTCGGCCGCCGCACTCCCCTCCCTCGAGCGGGACCTCGTCACCGCCCTTGAGATCGCGGGGGCGCGCCAGAACCTCGGGACCCCCACCTGA
- a CDS encoding TetR/AcrR family transcriptional regulator, with protein MSSPSMRERYREHVRAAVLETAHDLIAERGWERVRMGEIAEAVGVSRALLYKEFGDKPGLGEAVVLREAARFIEGIESVLAQHGSDASSGLAASVGFVLEEAENSPLLRAVLISNRDSPPPATGILPLLTTSAQLLELASGSLARWLTSHVAGLRADEVSDAAEALVRLTVSHLALPTRSRADTARKITEVGLRCLGLPITPKQGIAT; from the coding sequence ATGTCGTCCCCCTCCATGCGAGAGCGCTACCGCGAGCACGTCCGTGCAGCGGTGCTGGAGACTGCCCATGACCTGATCGCTGAGCGGGGCTGGGAGCGGGTGCGCATGGGCGAGATCGCCGAGGCGGTCGGCGTCTCGCGGGCACTGCTGTACAAGGAGTTCGGCGACAAGCCCGGTTTGGGAGAAGCCGTCGTCCTGAGGGAGGCGGCGCGATTCATCGAGGGCATCGAGAGCGTGCTCGCGCAGCACGGCTCCGACGCTTCAAGCGGCCTCGCGGCGTCGGTGGGCTTCGTGCTGGAGGAGGCCGAGAACAGTCCCTTGCTTAGAGCGGTCCTGATCTCCAACCGCGATTCCCCACCACCCGCCACGGGCATCCTCCCCCTCCTCACCACGTCGGCGCAGCTGTTGGAGCTCGCTTCCGGCTCCCTGGCCCGATGGCTCACCTCCCACGTGGCCGGTTTGCGGGCGGATGAGGTGTCCGACGCCGCCGAAGCCCTGGTGCGGCTCACCGTGAGCCACCTCGCCCTACCGACCAGGTCCCGGGCGGACACCGCCCGGAAGATCACTGAGGTGGGACTCAGGTGCCTCGGGCTTCCCATCACGCCGAAGCAGGGAATCGCGACGTGA